From a region of the Tateyamaria omphalii genome:
- a CDS encoding OmpA family protein, whose amino-acid sequence MLKSPVVFAIGAIAALSACTDPNALGTTGPSGETINQNRNRGAAIGAASGAVIGAIAGDRSAAVAGAVVGGLVGGAIGYDLDQQEAELRRELASGVTITNTGDRLIVSFPEAILFDVNSFTVRPGLTSDMAALARSLDRYPASTVQIIGHTDSDGDAAFNQQLSERRANAVSDVLIGQGVPFNRVQAFGRGESQPIATNATAAGKQQNRRVEIVILPNPA is encoded by the coding sequence ATGCTTAAATCCCCCGTAGTTTTCGCCATTGGCGCCATCGCCGCGCTGAGCGCGTGTACCGACCCGAACGCGCTGGGCACCACCGGACCGAGCGGTGAAACCATCAACCAGAACCGCAACCGTGGTGCGGCCATCGGTGCCGCGTCGGGCGCGGTCATCGGCGCCATTGCAGGTGACCGGAGCGCCGCTGTGGCGGGCGCCGTCGTTGGCGGCCTTGTTGGCGGTGCCATCGGGTATGACCTGGACCAGCAGGAGGCCGAACTGCGCCGCGAGTTGGCCAGTGGCGTGACCATCACCAACACCGGCGACCGCTTGATCGTGTCCTTTCCCGAGGCGATCCTGTTTGACGTGAACAGCTTTACAGTGCGCCCCGGTCTGACATCGGACATGGCCGCGCTGGCCCGCAGCCTGGATCGCTATCCCGCGTCGACCGTGCAGATCATCGGCCACACCGACAGCGACGGCGATGCCGCGTTTAACCAGCAACTGTCCGAACGCCGTGCCAATGCCGTTTCCGACGTGCTGATCGGGCAGGGCGTGCCGTTCAACCGCGTGCAGGCCTTTGGCCGGGGCGAGAGCCAGCCGATTGCGACCAACGCCACCGCCGCGGGCAAACAGCAGAACCGCCGGGTGGAGATCGTGATCCTGCCCAACCCGGCCTAG